The Methylobacterium sp. PvR107 genome contains a region encoding:
- a CDS encoding DUF6634 family protein, whose amino-acid sequence MRFRRPSLAEIAERNRSRARDEDLLASGWTPTPADLADAPFIDQWEDTTYPRTDKPCLRGNVTGHPRLGSTYVWTSPIIARGDGWVRTEGRFYRLGEPAPTLAPEPEPEPEAVPYTPPSDEEIDDLLNGLPDYGLDRR is encoded by the coding sequence ATGAGGTTTCGCCGTCCGTCGCTCGCGGAGATCGCAGAGCGCAACAGGTCCCGGGCACGGGACGAGGATCTCCTCGCCTCCGGCTGGACGCCGACGCCGGCGGATCTCGCGGACGCGCCGTTCATCGACCAGTGGGAAGACACGACGTACCCACGCACTGATAAGCCCTGCCTGCGGGGGAACGTCACTGGCCATCCGCGCCTGGGCAGCACGTACGTGTGGACGTCGCCCATCATCGCCCGCGGGGATGGCTGGGTCAGGACCGAGGGGCGGTTCTACCGCTTGGGCGAGCCGGCCCCCACCCTGGCGCCCGAGCCCGAGCCCGAGCCGGAGGCTGTCCCCTACACGCCGCCGTCGGACGAGGAGATCGACGACCTCCTCAACGGCCTTCCAGACTATGGGCTCGACCGCCGGTAA
- a CDS encoding YncE family protein has product MKTALTILALALLSGPALAGQAPGAASAPDVPVSGKDRFYTSDQFSNTVSVVDPAANTLLGVIRLGDPTPMNLSPLYRGQLLVHGMGFSPDHRTLLAVSIGSNSVSFIDTATNAVRHTAYVGRSPHEAFFTPDGREVWVSVRGEDHIAVLDAATAKETRRITVPNGPGMTIFSPDGAYGYVCSSFSPETVVIDTKTHTIVGRVKQESPFCPDIAATPDGKQVWFTLKDVGRTQVFSARPPFAPLKTIETGPITNHVNIVSTKAGQFAYVTIGGLNQLKVFRTDDFSQVATIATGALPHGLWPSGDGSRVYVGLENADMAAVIDTASNTVIAEVPIGQGPQGVAYVPNAVPEGDGKQNLQPLGAAGKTSALTLTGSDDKPATQVTLFDQGVLQTLQAAVTGLPAKMPFVLALAANPKGATGLEPLAAFMTNPAGAAIVNAIGPIRQVTRTDAGASRRYLVVVSGKPGELGSVVQMQTVD; this is encoded by the coding sequence ATGAAGACCGCCCTGACTATCCTCGCCCTCGCGCTGCTCTCCGGCCCGGCGCTCGCCGGGCAGGCCCCGGGCGCAGCTTCCGCCCCGGACGTGCCGGTTAGCGGCAAGGATCGGTTCTACACCTCCGACCAGTTCTCCAACACGGTCTCGGTGGTCGATCCCGCCGCCAACACCCTGCTCGGGGTGATCCGGCTCGGCGACCCGACGCCGATGAACCTGAGCCCGCTCTATCGCGGGCAGCTTCTGGTTCACGGCATGGGCTTCTCGCCGGACCACAGGACCCTGCTCGCGGTCTCGATCGGTTCGAACTCCGTGAGCTTCATAGACACGGCGACCAACGCGGTCCGCCACACCGCCTATGTCGGCCGCTCGCCGCACGAAGCCTTCTTCACGCCGGACGGCCGAGAGGTTTGGGTGAGCGTGCGCGGCGAGGACCATATCGCGGTGCTCGATGCCGCCACCGCCAAGGAGACCCGCCGGATCACCGTACCGAACGGGCCCGGCATGACGATCTTCTCGCCGGACGGCGCCTACGGCTACGTCTGCTCCAGCTTCAGCCCCGAGACCGTCGTCATCGACACCAAGACCCACACCATCGTCGGCCGCGTGAAGCAAGAGAGCCCGTTCTGCCCCGACATCGCCGCGACGCCGGACGGCAAGCAGGTGTGGTTCACCCTTAAGGATGTCGGCCGCACCCAAGTGTTTTCGGCGCGTCCGCCCTTCGCGCCGCTGAAGACGATCGAGACCGGGCCGATCACCAACCACGTCAACATCGTCTCGACCAAGGCCGGCCAGTTCGCCTACGTGACGATCGGCGGCCTGAACCAGCTCAAGGTGTTCCGCACCGACGACTTCTCTCAGGTCGCCACCATCGCGACCGGCGCCCTGCCGCACGGGCTCTGGCCCTCGGGCGACGGCAGCCGCGTCTATGTCGGCCTGGAGAACGCCGACATGGCGGCGGTGATCGACACGGCGTCGAACACGGTGATCGCTGAGGTGCCGATCGGGCAGGGTCCGCAGGGCGTCGCCTACGTCCCGAACGCCGTGCCGGAGGGCGACGGAAAGCAGAACCTCCAGCCGCTGGGTGCTGCCGGCAAGACCAGCGCGCTGACGCTCACCGGTTCCGATGACAAGCCGGCGACGCAGGTCACCCTGTTCGACCAAGGCGTGCTGCAAACGCTACAGGCCGCGGTCACAGGACTGCCCGCGAAAATGCCCTTCGTGCTGGCGCTCGCCGCCAATCCGAAGGGAGCGACCGGCCTGGAGCCGCTCGCCGCCTTCATGACCAACCCGGCCGGCGCGGCCATCGTCAACGCGATCGGCCCGATCCGACAGGTCACCCGCACGGATGCCGGCGCTAGCCGGCGCTACCTCGTGGTGGTCTCGGGCAAGCCCGGTGAACTCGGCAGTGTCGTCCAGATGCAGACTGTGGATTGA
- a CDS encoding winged helix-turn-helix transcriptional regulator, whose protein sequence is MSDDEKASLPVPVSVGQIIPSKSGAIYLELDQLLGTLRRKNHSVLDKAFALSKNRLAQNIIWRLSEHGSLTAKELSLKTGSSPSTVSSVVTDLVRLGVIVKQSGPRGTEPLSISDACKLQITQHIDYVKYLLEDSFCVLDTDELSKFTDYIKRITSRLEKIEEILADQPGYYFTETEENHNHSASGEKSSSADYSDDRTHTDRKRSQDNITVTLVEKQTSVLERVIKFTLKG, encoded by the coding sequence ATGTCAGACGACGAGAAAGCTTCACTTCCGGTTCCGGTAAGCGTAGGTCAAATCATTCCAAGCAAGAGCGGGGCTATCTATTTAGAGTTAGATCAGCTACTTGGAACATTGCGCCGTAAAAATCATTCTGTATTGGACAAAGCATTCGCGCTGTCGAAAAACCGGCTTGCGCAAAACATTATATGGCGCCTGAGTGAGCACGGGTCTTTAACGGCAAAAGAGCTGTCGTTAAAAACAGGAAGCTCGCCAAGCACTGTCAGTAGCGTCGTGACCGATCTTGTTCGGCTAGGTGTAATAGTCAAGCAGAGCGGCCCAAGGGGAACGGAGCCATTATCAATCAGCGATGCATGCAAACTTCAAATCACACAACACATCGATTATGTTAAATATTTATTAGAGGACTCATTTTGCGTTCTTGATACAGACGAATTGTCTAAATTTACTGATTACATTAAAAGGATTACAAGCAGATTGGAGAAGATAGAGGAAATCTTGGCAGATCAACCAGGATACTATTTCACAGAAACTGAAGAAAACCATAATCATTCGGCCAGTGGAGAAAAATCCAGCTCGGCAGATTACAGTGATGACAGAACTCATACAGACCGCAAGCGCAGCCAAGATAACATAACTGTAACACTCGTAGAAAAGCAAACAAGCGTACTGGAGAGAGTAATTAAATTTACGCTAAAGGGGTGA
- a CDS encoding LysR family transcriptional regulator, producing MTLDQLRIFVAVAERQHVTRAAEALNLVQSAVSTAIANIEGRHATKLFHRVGRGIELTEAGRVFLVEARAVLARAEAAELVLADLSGLRRGTLALFASQTIASDWLPRHLVAFRRAYPEIAIRLAVGNTTDAADAVRAGQAELGFVEGALDDPTLASTTIAQDKLVLVVAPNHPFAGAAALAPEDLAGADWVLREAGSGTRSAFEATLGAAGLAAAQLRVMLELPSNEAVRAAVEAGGGAAVLSETVVAAALRTGTLVRAAFDLPSRPFRVLRHKERYRSRAADALLDLIATANIK from the coding sequence ATGACCCTCGATCAGCTTCGCATCTTCGTGGCGGTGGCCGAGCGACAGCACGTGACGCGGGCCGCCGAGGCGCTGAACCTCGTCCAGTCGGCGGTCAGCACGGCGATCGCCAACATCGAGGGGCGGCACGCGACGAAGCTGTTTCACCGGGTTGGCCGCGGGATCGAGCTGACCGAAGCAGGGCGCGTGTTCCTCGTCGAGGCCCGCGCCGTGCTCGCCCGGGCCGAGGCCGCCGAACTTGTGCTCGCCGACCTCAGCGGCCTACGACGCGGGACGCTGGCGCTTTTTGCCAGCCAGACCATCGCCAGCGACTGGCTGCCTCGCCACCTCGTCGCCTTCCGCCGGGCCTACCCTGAGATCGCTATCCGGTTGGCGGTGGGCAACACCACCGACGCCGCCGACGCGGTGCGCGCGGGGCAGGCCGAACTCGGCTTCGTCGAGGGGGCGCTGGACGACCCGACGCTCGCAAGCACGACCATCGCCCAGGACAAACTCGTCCTCGTGGTCGCCCCAAACCATCCCTTCGCCGGGGCGGCTGCACTCGCACCCGAAGACCTCGCCGGGGCCGACTGGGTGCTGCGCGAAGCGGGATCGGGAACCCGCTCGGCCTTCGAGGCGACCCTGGGTGCGGCCGGCCTTGCCGCGGCCCAGCTCCGGGTCATGCTCGAACTGCCCTCGAACGAGGCAGTGCGCGCCGCCGTCGAGGCCGGGGGCGGGGCCGCCGTCCTGTCCGAGACCGTGGTCGCCGCAGCGCTTCGAACCGGGACCCTGGTGCGGGCGGCGTTCGACTTACCGAGCCGGCCGTTCCGGGTGCTGCGCCACAAGGAGCGCTACCGCAGCCGGGCCGCCGACGCGCTTCTCGACCTGATCGCGACGGCGAACATCAAATGA
- a CDS encoding DUF305 domain-containing protein, giving the protein MRGALGFAVTSALMASGLVGGRMMMRPTLAASEPPAASSTSFDAMMAQSMTRMHADMMVPPSGDPDRDFAAMMIPHHEGAIAMAKAELLYGKDPVLRRLAQGIVVEQGQEIDVMRRALASLPKAPQPSTGAAHSHDHSAAPAAMPSETRR; this is encoded by the coding sequence ATGCGCGGAGCACTGGGATTTGCCGTGACGTCGGCGCTGATGGCGAGCGGCCTCGTCGGCGGCCGGATGATGATGCGCCCGACGCTGGCCGCCAGCGAGCCTCCGGCCGCGTCGTCAACGTCGTTCGACGCGATGATGGCGCAGTCGATGACGCGGATGCACGCCGACATGATGGTCCCGCCCTCGGGCGATCCCGACCGCGATTTCGCCGCGATGATGATCCCCCACCACGAGGGCGCGATCGCGATGGCCAAGGCGGAGCTGCTCTACGGCAAGGATCCGGTCCTGCGTCGCCTCGCGCAGGGAATCGTCGTCGAGCAGGGCCAGGAGATCGATGTGATGCGCCGTGCGCTCGCCAGTCTTCCTAAAGCGCCGCAGCCATCGACTGGTGCGGCCCATTCCCACGACCACAGTGCAGCCCCCGCCGCCATGCCCTCGGAGACCCGCCGATGA
- a CDS encoding RNA polymerase sigma factor produces the protein MDEIAPLIEPQIPALRRYAVALLRDREAADDLVQDTLERALSAWSGRRRDGDLRAWLFTIERNLFLAAVRRRGRRGADLGAEALEQVPDPSADPGAALGARDVLAGLDTLPEEQRSVLLLVAVEDLSYAEAAQVLGVPLGTVMSRLSRARTRMRGFVETGRTGLLRRVK, from the coding sequence TTGGACGAGATCGCCCCCCTGATCGAACCGCAGATCCCGGCCCTGCGGCGCTACGCGGTCGCGCTTCTTCGGGATCGCGAAGCGGCGGACGACCTCGTCCAGGACACCCTGGAGCGGGCATTGTCCGCCTGGTCCGGGCGTCGCCGCGACGGCGACCTGCGGGCGTGGTTGTTCACGATCGAGCGCAACCTGTTCCTCGCCGCCGTCCGACGCCGGGGCCGGCGCGGCGCCGATCTCGGCGCGGAAGCGTTGGAGCAGGTGCCCGATCCGAGCGCCGACCCGGGGGCAGCTTTGGGAGCCCGTGACGTACTCGCAGGGCTCGACACCCTGCCCGAGGAGCAGCGCTCGGTGTTGCTCCTCGTGGCGGTGGAGGACCTGTCCTATGCCGAAGCGGCACAGGTGCTCGGGGTGCCGCTCGGCACGGTGATGTCACGATTGAGCCGGGCGCGCACGCGGATGCGCGGATTTGTGGAGACGGGCAGGACAGGCCTGCTGAGGAGGGTTAAATGA
- a CDS encoding helix-turn-helix domain-containing protein, with amino-acid sequence MQPRPEYVIPEIPAFMLPESELAAEMRARSAASASRRAAAVLARPSAPDAKVAAASAERAALAARAAHLAILHPARSRGCAAVLSPEFDGSVALTGRELATSADALQAGFVSLQRFNGHRRGDDIACLNAFAWADLEIGPTSPFRGMPPEIVAGIVLQRLDDAGVPRPSYVLHSGRGLWLVWLSETPLPPRVQGRVRRALRCLWGEAVSTGRGAGSDRVRAKAAAMTALWDGMDIDRAVGDLARVHRVAGSINPKSGERVRLVWPDSWADVERQSFEPFADSVLPYTRAETEVYFAERDAAREARRARAEAEGRPVAERRVRIAYGRHAANEQELMRLALHLGPELMEAMRIRTLMAHHISCARARAGMGGDAASWAAELAPLVGLSEKALRSALRPVEQRLRRHEAGETVEYRGRQVSPLYWHRDDTIIAELGLTEALAREAGLVRLIPGTDAGVSLTPAERQAHARRRAGAVARPEHAGTLSEVARLAREISTATGLPVAEIAALLDCSRATVYRAMQAFPAAPAIQFEAVDTVSVPSRTLSGGVASPVSPPAAQAPEPTPQPTPAWIEADVNPDLARHFGRLVAEYPLPPGQRYLDHAKRLQGLFWHDLARVGRVDMTMRLRVRRDALEFAIHMLQGELEDGITFGRVPTREAVYRPLKPRPRQPLRMLGHCPSPSTRLH; translated from the coding sequence ATGCAGCCCCGCCCCGAATACGTCATCCCCGAGATCCCCGCATTCATGCTCCCCGAGAGCGAGCTCGCGGCCGAGATGCGCGCACGCTCCGCGGCGTCTGCGTCCCGGCGCGCGGCGGCGGTCCTGGCTCGTCCGTCCGCCCCTGATGCCAAGGTCGCCGCCGCGTCTGCCGAGCGCGCCGCTCTGGCCGCCCGGGCGGCACACCTCGCCATCCTGCACCCCGCACGCTCGCGCGGATGCGCCGCCGTCCTGAGCCCCGAGTTCGACGGCAGCGTCGCCCTCACCGGCCGCGAGCTCGCCACCTCCGCCGACGCGCTGCAGGCGGGTTTCGTCAGCCTCCAGCGGTTCAACGGCCACCGCCGCGGCGACGACATCGCCTGCCTCAACGCCTTCGCCTGGGCCGACTTGGAGATCGGGCCGACGTCGCCCTTCCGCGGCATGCCCCCCGAGATCGTGGCTGGCATCGTCCTGCAACGCCTCGACGACGCCGGCGTCCCGCGCCCCTCGTACGTGCTCCACTCCGGCCGGGGCCTGTGGCTCGTCTGGCTGTCCGAGACGCCCCTGCCGCCGCGCGTCCAGGGCCGCGTCCGCCGCGCCCTGCGCTGCCTGTGGGGCGAGGCAGTCTCGACCGGCCGCGGCGCCGGCAGCGACCGCGTCAGGGCCAAGGCGGCCGCCATGACAGCCCTATGGGACGGCATGGACATCGACCGCGCCGTCGGCGATCTCGCCCGCGTTCACAGGGTCGCCGGCTCCATCAACCCAAAGTCGGGCGAGCGCGTCAGGCTGGTGTGGCCGGATTCCTGGGCGGACGTCGAGCGGCAGTCCTTCGAGCCCTTCGCCGATTCGGTCCTGCCCTACACGCGCGCCGAGACCGAGGTGTACTTCGCGGAGCGCGATGCCGCCCGGGAAGCCCGCCGGGCCCGCGCCGAGGCCGAGGGCCGGCCGGTGGCCGAGCGCCGCGTCCGGATCGCATACGGCCGGCATGCCGCCAACGAGCAGGAATTGATGCGGCTCGCCCTCCACCTCGGGCCGGAGCTCATGGAGGCGATGAGGATCCGGACCCTGATGGCGCATCATATCTCGTGCGCGCGTGCGAGGGCCGGCATGGGCGGCGACGCGGCATCATGGGCAGCCGAGCTCGCTCCGCTCGTCGGGCTCTCCGAGAAGGCCTTGCGCAGTGCCCTGCGGCCCGTCGAACAGCGCCTGCGCCGGCATGAGGCGGGCGAGACGGTTGAGTACCGGGGTCGCCAGGTGAGCCCGCTCTACTGGCACCGTGACGACACCATCATCGCCGAGCTCGGGCTGACCGAGGCGCTGGCACGGGAAGCCGGCCTCGTCCGCCTGATCCCCGGCACCGACGCCGGCGTCTCGCTCACCCCGGCCGAGCGGCAGGCCCACGCCCGGCGCCGCGCCGGGGCCGTCGCTCGCCCCGAGCATGCCGGCACGCTGTCCGAGGTCGCCCGCCTCGCCCGCGAGATCTCGACGGCGACGGGCCTGCCGGTGGCAGAGATCGCCGCGCTGCTGGACTGCTCCCGGGCCACCGTCTACCGCGCGATGCAGGCGTTCCCCGCGGCTCCCGCAATCCAGTTCGAGGCCGTCGATACCGTCTCAGTTCCGTCACGCACTCTATCAGGTGGCGTAGCCTCGCCTGTGAGCCCGCCCGCCGCTCAGGCCCCCGAACCCACCCCGCAGCCCACCCCCGCCTGGATCGAGGCGGACGTGAACCCCGACTTGGCCCGACACTTCGGCCGGCTCGTCGCGGAATATCCCCTCCCTCCCGGGCAGCGCTACCTGGACCACGCCAAGCGCCTGCAGGGCCTATTCTGGCATGACCTCGCACGCGTCGGCCGGGTCGACATGACGATGCGGCTGCGCGTTCGCCGGGACGCCCTGGAATTCGCCATACACATGCTCCAAGGCGAGCTTGAAGACGGGATCACTTTCGGTCGCGTGCCTACCCGGGAGGCAGTTTACAGGCCCCTCAAGCCCCGGCCCCGCCAGCCGCTTCGCATGCTCGGGCATTGTCCCTCGCCCTCGACGCGTCTACATTGA
- a CDS encoding 2-isopropylmalate synthase: protein MTSTTSTTSARDRIVIFDTTLRDGEQCPGATMTFDEKLAVAELLDTMGVDVIEAGFPIASIGDFEAVSEIARRTKRATIAGLARAIPADIARAGEAVRHARRARIHTFVSTSPIHLAHQMRKSQDEVVEIILKTVAQARDLVEDVEWSAMDATRTPIDYLCRCVEAAIKAGATTINLPDTVGYATPNEYRDMFASVRERVPNADKAVFSVHCHNDLGLAIANSLAGIEGGARQVECTINGIGERAGNAALEEIVMALRTRADVLPYETGVESTMLTRASKLVSHATNFPVQFNKAIVGRNAFAHESGIHQDGMLKNSETYEIMTPASVGLTKTSLVMGKHSGRAAFRSKLEDLGLHLSDNQFQDAFERFKALADRKKHVYDEDIEALVDENLATAHDRIRLVSLSVMAGTRGPQRATLRLADETGTRVEEAEGNGPVDAVFNAITALVPHQAQLELYQVHAVTGGTDAQAEVSVRLRDGDRSVTARGADPDTLVASAKAYLSALNKLAAHAVRVHAQHAAAE, encoded by the coding sequence ATGACTTCGACCACCAGCACCACTTCGGCCCGCGACCGGATCGTGATCTTCGACACCACGCTGCGCGACGGCGAGCAGTGCCCCGGCGCCACGATGACCTTCGACGAGAAGCTGGCGGTGGCCGAACTCCTCGACACGATGGGCGTCGACGTCATCGAGGCCGGCTTCCCGATCGCCTCGATCGGCGATTTCGAGGCGGTCTCGGAGATCGCCCGACGCACCAAGCGCGCGACGATCGCGGGCCTCGCCCGCGCGATCCCCGCCGACATCGCCCGGGCCGGCGAGGCCGTGCGCCACGCCCGGCGCGCCCGGATCCACACCTTCGTGTCGACCTCGCCGATCCACCTCGCGCATCAGATGCGCAAGAGTCAGGACGAGGTTGTCGAGATCATCCTGAAAACCGTGGCACAGGCCCGCGACCTCGTCGAGGATGTGGAATGGTCGGCCATGGACGCGACCCGGACGCCGATCGACTACCTGTGCCGCTGCGTCGAGGCTGCGATCAAAGCCGGTGCCACGACGATCAACCTGCCCGACACGGTGGGCTACGCCACGCCCAACGAGTATCGCGACATGTTCGCGAGCGTGCGCGAGCGGGTGCCGAATGCCGACAAGGCGGTGTTCTCGGTCCATTGCCACAATGATCTCGGCCTCGCGATCGCCAACTCCCTGGCCGGGATCGAGGGGGGCGCCCGTCAGGTCGAGTGCACGATCAATGGCATCGGCGAGCGGGCCGGAAACGCCGCGCTCGAGGAGATCGTGATGGCGCTGCGCACGCGCGCCGACGTGCTGCCCTACGAGACCGGCGTCGAGTCGACGATGCTGACGCGCGCCTCGAAGCTCGTGAGCCACGCCACGAACTTCCCGGTGCAGTTCAACAAGGCGATCGTCGGCCGCAACGCCTTCGCCCACGAGAGCGGCATCCATCAGGACGGCATGCTCAAGAATTCCGAGACTTACGAGATCATGACTCCGGCCTCGGTCGGCCTGACCAAGACCTCCCTGGTGATGGGCAAGCACTCGGGCCGGGCGGCGTTCCGCTCGAAGCTGGAGGATCTCGGCCTGCACCTGTCCGACAATCAGTTCCAGGACGCCTTCGAGCGGTTCAAAGCGCTCGCCGATCGCAAGAAGCACGTCTACGACGAGGACATCGAGGCGCTGGTCGACGAGAACCTCGCCACGGCTCACGATCGGATCCGTCTCGTCTCGCTGTCTGTGATGGCCGGCACGCGGGGACCGCAGCGCGCGACCCTGCGCTTGGCTGACGAAACCGGCACGCGGGTCGAGGAAGCCGAGGGCAATGGTCCGGTCGATGCCGTGTTCAACGCGATCACGGCCCTGGTGCCCCATCAGGCGCAGCTGGAACTCTATCAGGTCCACGCCGTGACCGGCGGCACGGACGCGCAGGCGGAGGTCTCGGTCCGCTTGCGTGATGGCGACCGGAGCGTCACGGCCCGCGGCGCCGATCCGGACACGCTGGTCGCGTCCGCGAAGGCGTATCTCTCGGCGCTGAACAAGCTCGCGGCCCATGCCGTGCGCGTGCATGCACAGCATGCTGCCGCGGAATGA
- a CDS encoding AAA family ATPase — MTADNRRAQRARASDLALAPPASTVYPPSLQQLLLGWPLVWHNPYRDTAAWVGGLSRKGLPESVKAVLDAVVQADLTLPAVLALADTCDAVVRQGGLPEDVLDAVREIGARARFAAMWLGDYTSSCIAMHVADVAAIEEIDDARRRALAVTAAECSYTGHQILLGTYRTDEPVHRRLARDSGWLDLCARAETTEFMRGVDANPPLGQVRDDTGLDPRDRDEDRAERIVSDLLDEPVAAPSAGVVVFPREILAGVGKSENERDVKRLLGDALGAALPRVEVPVDWNAWQEGLIAKAPWLAPAIRAIRATQGGRTHWSHGAVYIAGPAGAGKSLISRLAAQASGLPFARINLDAASDSSVIGGTSIRWSSAHPGPIEALLAKALKASGLLLVDEFEKAAGSRTSGGHPHDLMHGLLEPETARSWRSPYLLGEVDYSHMLYVVTGNSTDGVVSSLLDRMTVVRVSEPGPEHLGLLAPALARQACRELGLDERWGDLDHEELNALQDAWRGGSVRRLQRLVARLLQARDSAPVARH, encoded by the coding sequence ATGACCGCCGACAACCGTCGGGCGCAGCGCGCCCGCGCGAGCGACCTTGCGCTTGCGCCTCCCGCCAGCACCGTCTACCCGCCGAGCCTGCAGCAACTGCTGCTGGGCTGGCCGCTCGTCTGGCACAACCCGTACCGCGACACCGCCGCGTGGGTCGGCGGCCTGTCGCGCAAGGGCCTGCCCGAGTCGGTCAAGGCGGTCCTCGACGCGGTCGTCCAAGCAGACCTGACGCTGCCGGCTGTCCTGGCCCTGGCCGACACGTGCGACGCGGTCGTGCGGCAGGGCGGCCTCCCCGAGGACGTGCTCGACGCCGTCCGGGAGATCGGGGCCCGGGCCCGGTTCGCCGCCATGTGGCTAGGTGACTACACGTCATCGTGCATCGCCATGCACGTCGCAGACGTCGCCGCCATCGAGGAGATCGACGACGCTCGCAGGCGGGCGCTCGCGGTGACGGCGGCCGAGTGCTCGTACACCGGGCACCAGATACTGCTCGGGACCTACAGGACCGACGAGCCGGTCCACCGCCGGCTGGCGCGCGACAGCGGCTGGCTCGATCTCTGCGCCCGCGCCGAGACAACCGAATTCATGCGCGGTGTCGACGCCAACCCGCCGCTCGGCCAGGTTCGCGACGACACGGGGCTGGACCCCCGCGACCGCGACGAGGACCGCGCGGAGCGCATCGTGTCCGACCTCCTCGACGAGCCTGTGGCGGCGCCCTCCGCCGGCGTCGTGGTGTTCCCGCGAGAGATCCTCGCCGGCGTCGGCAAGTCGGAGAACGAGCGGGACGTGAAGCGCCTGCTCGGGGATGCCCTGGGCGCTGCCCTGCCGCGGGTCGAGGTCCCGGTCGACTGGAATGCGTGGCAGGAGGGGCTGATCGCGAAGGCCCCGTGGCTGGCCCCGGCCATCCGTGCCATCCGGGCGACGCAGGGCGGCCGCACTCACTGGAGCCACGGGGCGGTCTACATCGCCGGACCCGCCGGCGCCGGCAAGTCCCTGATCAGCCGGCTGGCCGCCCAGGCCAGCGGCCTTCCCTTCGCCCGGATCAACCTCGACGCGGCGAGCGATTCGTCGGTGATCGGAGGTACGTCGATCCGTTGGTCCTCGGCGCACCCGGGGCCCATCGAGGCGCTGCTCGCGAAGGCGCTTAAGGCATCCGGGCTCCTGCTCGTTGACGAGTTCGAAAAGGCGGCCGGTTCGCGCACCAGCGGGGGGCACCCCCATGACCTGATGCACGGCCTGCTGGAGCCGGAGACGGCTCGGTCGTGGCGCTCGCCGTACCTCCTCGGGGAGGTCGACTACAGCCACATGCTGTACGTCGTCACCGGCAACTCGACCGACGGCGTCGTGAGCTCGCTCCTCGACCGCATGACGGTCGTGCGGGTGAGCGAGCCGGGTCCGGAGCACCTCGGCCTCCTGGCCCCCGCGCTGGCCCGGCAGGCGTGCCGTGAGCTCGGCCTGGATGAGCGGTGGGGCGACCTCGACCACGAGGAGCTCAACGCCCTGCAGGACGCTTGGCGCGGTGGCTCGGTCCGCCGGCTCCAGCGCCTGGTCGCCCGCCTCCTCCAGGCGCGCGACAGCGCCCCCGTGGCTCGGCATTGA
- a CDS encoding anti-sigma factor family protein has translation MSGDPRPVGEDDLHGLIDGRLEPERQALVEAWLVGNPARAAEVSTDRVLRERLRARLAPIAEEAIPARLRVANIRSRHLYPGARWFPMAAAAVLCLALGSAGGWVGHALHGVPAAAAVAEAPATQDAVAAFRTFVVEAVHPVEVRADEKPHLVTWLSKRLGHAVAAPDLSAQGFRLMGGRLLPAGTEPAAMLMYDDDRGTRLTLYSRVGDGDGRTLFRFAREGDIAAFSWVDGGMSYVVTGRTDEARLLSVAQAVDAHVRGLAPDRRQP, from the coding sequence ATGAGCGGGGATCCGCGCCCGGTCGGCGAGGACGATCTGCACGGCCTGATCGACGGCCGCCTTGAACCGGAGCGGCAGGCGCTGGTCGAGGCGTGGCTCGTGGGGAACCCCGCGCGTGCGGCTGAAGTCTCGACGGACCGAGTTCTGCGCGAGCGCCTGCGCGCCCGCCTCGCGCCGATCGCCGAGGAGGCGATCCCGGCGCGACTGCGGGTGGCCAACATCCGCTCGCGACACCTGTACCCTGGCGCACGCTGGTTCCCCATGGCGGCTGCGGCCGTGCTCTGCCTCGCGCTCGGCAGTGCCGGCGGCTGGGTTGGCCATGCCCTGCACGGTGTGCCCGCGGCGGCGGCGGTGGCGGAGGCACCGGCGACGCAGGACGCGGTCGCAGCCTTCCGCACCTTCGTGGTCGAGGCGGTGCATCCGGTGGAGGTGCGCGCCGACGAGAAGCCCCACCTCGTGACGTGGCTCTCGAAGCGTCTCGGTCACGCGGTCGCGGCCCCCGACCTCTCGGCGCAGGGCTTCCGGCTGATGGGCGGGCGCCTGTTGCCGGCCGGCACCGAGCCCGCGGCGATGTTGATGTACGACGACGACCGCGGCACCCGGCTGACGCTCTACAGCCGCGTCGGTGACGGCGACGGCCGCACGCTCTTCCGCTTCGCCCGCGAGGGCGACATCGCTGCCTTCTCCTGGGTCGATGGTGGCATGTCATACGTCGTCACCGGCCGCACCGACGAGGCCCGGCTGCTCTCCGTCGCGCAGGCGGTCGATGCGCACGTCCGCGGCCTCGCGCCGGATCGTCGGCAGCCATGA